A window of Synechococcus sp. MEDNS5 contains these coding sequences:
- a CDS encoding type III polyketide synthase — MALTLHGIGTAVPQGSITRDEAVALAEHVSGGDSRKTALLQRIHQRSGVSRRGSVLIADHANDGSFLERVPFYGGSNPFTGERMAEFQRHAAELALKASSAALSESGVAVETITHLITVCCTGFEAPGVDLALIDRLGLRADVARTHVGFMGCHAALNGLRVARAFAEADADAVVLICCVELCSLHLQYGGDPEQVVANALFADGAAAVVASAQRPISFPALVLETNGSTVIPGSAGLMHWRIADHGFSMGLSPQVPQTVAQALRPWLDDWLGGWDLTPASISSWAMHPGGPRILSACAEVLELSPEQLQTSRAVLHDHGNMSSATVLFILQRLRHSANPGPCLALAFGPGLCAEVALFRIIHG; from the coding sequence ATGGCCCTCACGCTGCACGGCATCGGCACGGCCGTTCCCCAGGGGTCCATCACTCGAGATGAGGCGGTTGCTTTGGCGGAGCATGTCAGCGGTGGCGACAGCCGGAAGACAGCCCTGCTCCAGCGCATCCATCAGCGCAGCGGCGTGAGTCGCCGCGGCAGTGTGTTGATCGCTGATCACGCCAACGACGGTTCGTTTCTGGAGAGGGTGCCCTTCTACGGCGGCTCCAACCCCTTCACTGGGGAGCGGATGGCCGAGTTTCAGCGCCATGCCGCTGAGCTGGCGCTGAAAGCCAGCTCAGCGGCCCTTTCTGAGTCTGGGGTTGCAGTTGAAACGATCACCCATCTGATCACGGTCTGCTGCACCGGCTTTGAGGCTCCGGGGGTCGATCTGGCCCTGATCGATCGGCTTGGGTTGCGTGCCGATGTTGCGCGAACCCATGTGGGCTTCATGGGCTGCCATGCAGCGCTCAATGGCCTGCGGGTGGCCCGGGCGTTTGCTGAAGCCGATGCCGACGCCGTGGTACTGATCTGCTGCGTGGAGCTTTGCAGCCTGCATCTGCAGTACGGCGGCGATCCTGAACAGGTTGTGGCCAATGCCCTGTTCGCCGATGGTGCCGCTGCCGTGGTGGCGTCGGCGCAACGGCCGATCTCGTTTCCGGCTCTTGTGCTGGAGACCAATGGGTCCACCGTGATCCCAGGATCCGCTGGCTTGATGCATTGGAGAATTGCTGATCATGGGTTTTCCATGGGCCTCTCGCCTCAGGTGCCGCAGACCGTGGCGCAGGCCCTGCGCCCCTGGTTGGATGATTGGTTGGGCGGTTGGGATCTCACTCCCGCGTCCATCAGCAGCTGGGCCATGCATCCCGGCGGGCCGAGGATTCTCTCGGCTTGCGCTGAGGTGCTGGAACTGAGCCCCGAGCAATTGCAAACATCACGGGCCGTGCTGCACGACCACGGCAACATGTCCAGCGCCACAGTGCTTTTCATTCTGCAGCGGTTGCGCCACTCAGCGAACCCTGGCCCCTGCCTGGCCCTGGCCTTCGGGCCTGG